A stretch of DNA from Streptomyces xanthii:
ACGTCCGCGCCGCCCCACAAGGGCGCCGCCGGCCCCAAGAAGGCGGCGCCCGCCGCGCCCGCCCCGGGCAGCGTGATGCGCCCGATCGGCGACGGCTCCACCGCGTACACCGGGCAGCAGCCCCACCTGCCCCGCCCCGAGCGGCTGAGACCGGGACAGAGGCCCCCGCAGTTCGTCGTCTTCTCCTGGGACGGAGCCGGAGAGGACAGCCAGAAGCTGTTCTCCCACTTCCGCGAGGTCGCCAAGGCCAACAACGCGACCATGACGTACTTCCTCAGCGGCGTGTACATGCTCCCGGAGAGCAAGGCGGCCAAGTACCACGCACCGCAGCACTCGGCGGGCCGCTCGGACATCGGCTTCAACGACGTCCAGGGCATCCGTGACACCGCCGAGCAGGTGCGCGGCGCCTGGCTCGAGGGCAACGAGATCGGCACCCACTTCAACGGCCACTTCTGCGGCAAGGGCGGCGGGGTCGGCGAGTGGTCGGTCGCCGAGTGGAAGAGCGAGATCCAGCAGGCCAAGACCTTCGTGAAGTCGTGGAAGACGAACGCGGGCCTGAAGAACATGCCGCCGCTGCCCTTCGACTACGACAAGGAGCTCATCGGCGCCCGCACGCCCTGCCTCGAGGGGCAGAAGAACTTCATGCGGGCGGCGAAGGACCTCGGCTTCCGCTACGACACC
This window harbors:
- a CDS encoding polysaccharide deacetylase family protein is translated as MAATQRIATRRIVAGVTAAAACAAVLSGCANSDTTSAPPHKGAAGPKKAAPAAPAPGSVMRPIGDGSTAYTGQQPHLPRPERLRPGQRPPQFVVFSWDGAGEDSQKLFSHFREVAKANNATMTYFLSGVYMLPESKAAKYHAPQHSAGRSDIGFNDVQGIRDTAEQVRGAWLEGNEIGTHFNGHFCGKGGGVGEWSVAEWKSEIQQAKTFVKSWKTNAGLKNMPPLPFDYDKELIGARTPCLEGQKNFMRAAKDLGFRYDTSGVNDQLWPKKKNGLWDLSMQLVPFIGHKYEQLTMDYNFMVNQSGTSTQGDPGKREFWGDQMRDSLLAGFDRAYEGNRAPLVIGNHFESWNGGAYMRAVEETVETVCTKPEVRCVSFRQLADWLDAQDPRTLKKLTTLGVGQAPEQGWASFLTGGPAPAPKGVPGAPAAKS